A window of Cucurbita pepo subsp. pepo cultivar mu-cu-16 chromosome LG06, ASM280686v2, whole genome shotgun sequence contains these coding sequences:
- the LOC111797446 gene encoding C2 domain-containing protein At1g53590-like isoform X1: MEVSIMIHVGFVLFLLWLLSAFNCCHLSAYFISLIYLYLVHERFFLKLRRKLQFEERKQANQRRVLTDSETVRWLNHAVEKIWPICMEHIASQKILLPIIPWFLEKYKPWTAKKAVVQHLYLGRNPPMFTEMRVLREPSEDDHLVLELGMNFLTADDMSAILGVKLRKRLGFGMWAKLHLTGLHVEGKVLVGVKFLRDWPYLGRIRLCFAEPPYFQMTVKPIFTHGLDVTELPGIAGWLDKLLSIAFEQTLVEPNMLVVDMEKFISPQPENWFSVNVKEPIAYVIVEVVEGANMKPSDLNGLADPYVKGQLGPYRFRTKIQRKTLSPQWHEEFKIPIVTWESENVLAIEVRDKDTFVDDILGNCSVNIADLRDGKRHDIWLPLENIKMGRLHLGITVFEDRKKVEEYPFQRETLNVEEPHKDSPRSETTKDDKDSPRSETKNGKDSNSSVSVEPRRGIDNFEPINVEGQKETGIWVHRPGSEVSKTWEPRKGRSRQLDTEIRREPNESMSSGEIKSCNNDSSSTDDNPEEKHRKLSVRRGLRKLSSVFHRSPRYEDRSGSLEESARSPQYANVRATNVDGGVKVILVDNISGTTSDKVSKEGKSSNDGSDIESPGKGGNVKGMAKSIFRQAEKSARSIKYAFSRKGSRKFQIGSQRDPAVASESSDDEPDAPAACSPTTIRGIPVIPEDTTLAPHNNSFKKENVLPTGSSNSVEYSDQLSDKSTAALRSEKIEDDKDDKHGINGDK, encoded by the exons ATGGAGGTTTCGATTATGATTCATGTGGGATTcgtcctttttcttctctggcTACTTTCCGCCTTCAATTGCTGCCATCTTTCTGCATATTTCATCTCCCTCATCTATCTCTATCTG GTGCACGAGAGGTTCTTTTTGAAACTAAGGAGGAAATTGCAATTCGAGGAGAGAAAGCAAGCTAACCAGAGAAGG GTTCTTACGGATTCTGAAACAGTCAGGTGGTTAAACCATGCGGTTGAAAAGATTTGGCCTATATGTATGGAGCATATTGCTTCTCAGAAGATTCTCCTCCCTATCATTCCTTGGTTCTTGGAGAAGTACAAACCATGGACTGCT AAGAAGGCTGTGGTTCAGCATCTATATTTGGGGAGAAACCCGCCTATGTTTACTGAAATGAGGGTGCTTCGTGAGCCTAGCGAGGACGACCACTTG GTTCTGGAGTTAGGAATGAACTTTCTTACAGCTGATGACATGAGTGCAATACTTGGTGTGAAGCTAAGGAAAAGACTAGGATTTGGAATGTGGGCAAAGTTGCATCTTACAGGCCTGCATGTGGAAGGAAAG GTTCTGGTTGGTGTTAAGTTCCTTCGGGATTGGCCCTACCTCGGCCGAATACGATTATGTTTTGCTGAGCCTCCGTACTTTCAGATGACCGTCAAACCTATCTTTACGCATGGTCTTGATGTTACTGAACTTCCAGGGATTGCTGGATGGCTG GATAAGCTTTTGTCCATTGCCTTTGAGCAGACACTTGTTGAG CCCAATATGTTGGTTGTTGACATGGAGAAGTTCATTTCACCACAGCCAG AAAATTGGTTCTCTGTGAACGTGAAGGAACCAATCGCCTATGTCATAGTCGAAGTTGTTGAAGGAGCAAACATGAAACCATCTGATCTAAATG GTCTGGCTGATCCCTATGTAAAGGGTCAACTGGGTCCTTACAGATTCAGAACCAAAATTCAAAGGAAAACACTGTCTCCACAGTGGCACGAGGAATTCAAGATCCCAATTGTCACCTGGGAGTCGGAAAATGTGCTTGCTATTGAAGTCCGTGACAAGGACACGTTTGTCGACGACATACTTGG AAATTGCTCTGTCAACATTGCGGACCTGAGGGATGGCAAACGACATGATATATGGTTGCCTCTCGAAAACATTAAAATGGGGCGATTGCATCTGGGAATCACTGTTTTTGAAGATAGAAAGAAG GTGGAGGAGTATCCATTTCAAAGAGAAACCTTGAATGTGGAAGAGCCTCATAAGGATTCTCCTAGGAGTGAGACTACCAAGGATGATAAGGATTCCCCTAGGAGCGAGACCAAGAACGGTAAGGATTCGAACTCATCAGTATCAGTAGAGCCTCGAAGAGGGATCGACAATTTTGAGCCCATCAACGTTGAAGGGCAGAAGGAGACAGGAATATGGGTCCACCGTCCAGGAAGCGAAGTTTCAAAAACTTGGGAGCCTCGGAAGGGACGAAGTCGGCAGCTTGATACCGAAATCCGTAGGGAGCCTAATGAATCTATGAGCAGTGGTGAGATAAAATCCTGTAACAATGATTCTAGCAGTACTGATGATAATCCTGAGGAAAAACATAGAAAGTTATCAGTTCGCAGGGGACTGAGAAAGCTGAGTTCAGTTTTTCACCGGAGTCCTCGGTATGAGGATCGATCAGGAAGCTTAGAGGAGTCTGCTAGATCCCCCCAGTATGCAAATGTCAGAGCGACAAATGTCGATGGAGGCGTGAAGGTTATTCTTGTAGATAACATTTCCGGGACTACTTCGGATAAAGTATCAAAAGAAGGGAAGTCGAGCAACGACGGTAGCGATATAGAGAGTCCAGGAAAGGGTGGAAATGTGAAAGGCATGGCAAAGAGCATTTTCAGACAGGCTGAGAAATCTGCTCGCAGTATTAAATATGCATTTTCACGCAAAGGGTCAAGGAAATTCCAAATTGGTTCACAGAGAGATCCTGCAGTAGCATCAGAGTCTTCTGATGATGAACCTGACGCACCAGCTGCTTGCAGCCCAACGACAATTAGAGGAATTCCAGTTATCCCTGAAGACACAACCTTAGCTCCTCACAACAATTCCTTTAAGAAGGAAAATGTGCTGCCCACTGGTTCAAGTAACAGTGTGGAGTACAGTGATCAATTATCAGATAAGAGCACTGCAGCGCTTCGCTCGGAAAAGATCGAAGACGACAAAGACGATAAACATGGAATCAACGGTGACAAATGA
- the LOC111797446 gene encoding C2 domain-containing protein At1g53590-like isoform X2, with the protein MFTEMRVLREPSEDDHLVLELGMNFLTADDMSAILGVKLRKRLGFGMWAKLHLTGLHVEGKVLVGVKFLRDWPYLGRIRLCFAEPPYFQMTVKPIFTHGLDVTELPGIAGWLDKLLSIAFEQTLVEPNMLVVDMEKFISPQPENWFSVNVKEPIAYVIVEVVEGANMKPSDLNGLADPYVKGQLGPYRFRTKIQRKTLSPQWHEEFKIPIVTWESENVLAIEVRDKDTFVDDILGNCSVNIADLRDGKRHDIWLPLENIKMGRLHLGITVFEDRKKVEEYPFQRETLNVEEPHKDSPRSETTKDDKDSPRSETKNGKDSNSSVSVEPRRGIDNFEPINVEGQKETGIWVHRPGSEVSKTWEPRKGRSRQLDTEIRREPNESMSSGEIKSCNNDSSSTDDNPEEKHRKLSVRRGLRKLSSVFHRSPRYEDRSGSLEESARSPQYANVRATNVDGGVKVILVDNISGTTSDKVSKEGKSSNDGSDIESPGKGGNVKGMAKSIFRQAEKSARSIKYAFSRKGSRKFQIGSQRDPAVASESSDDEPDAPAACSPTTIRGIPVIPEDTTLAPHNNSFKKENVLPTGSSNSVEYSDQLSDKSTAALRSEKIEDDKDDKHGINGDK; encoded by the exons ATGTTTACTGAAATGAGGGTGCTTCGTGAGCCTAGCGAGGACGACCACTTG GTTCTGGAGTTAGGAATGAACTTTCTTACAGCTGATGACATGAGTGCAATACTTGGTGTGAAGCTAAGGAAAAGACTAGGATTTGGAATGTGGGCAAAGTTGCATCTTACAGGCCTGCATGTGGAAGGAAAG GTTCTGGTTGGTGTTAAGTTCCTTCGGGATTGGCCCTACCTCGGCCGAATACGATTATGTTTTGCTGAGCCTCCGTACTTTCAGATGACCGTCAAACCTATCTTTACGCATGGTCTTGATGTTACTGAACTTCCAGGGATTGCTGGATGGCTG GATAAGCTTTTGTCCATTGCCTTTGAGCAGACACTTGTTGAG CCCAATATGTTGGTTGTTGACATGGAGAAGTTCATTTCACCACAGCCAG AAAATTGGTTCTCTGTGAACGTGAAGGAACCAATCGCCTATGTCATAGTCGAAGTTGTTGAAGGAGCAAACATGAAACCATCTGATCTAAATG GTCTGGCTGATCCCTATGTAAAGGGTCAACTGGGTCCTTACAGATTCAGAACCAAAATTCAAAGGAAAACACTGTCTCCACAGTGGCACGAGGAATTCAAGATCCCAATTGTCACCTGGGAGTCGGAAAATGTGCTTGCTATTGAAGTCCGTGACAAGGACACGTTTGTCGACGACATACTTGG AAATTGCTCTGTCAACATTGCGGACCTGAGGGATGGCAAACGACATGATATATGGTTGCCTCTCGAAAACATTAAAATGGGGCGATTGCATCTGGGAATCACTGTTTTTGAAGATAGAAAGAAG GTGGAGGAGTATCCATTTCAAAGAGAAACCTTGAATGTGGAAGAGCCTCATAAGGATTCTCCTAGGAGTGAGACTACCAAGGATGATAAGGATTCCCCTAGGAGCGAGACCAAGAACGGTAAGGATTCGAACTCATCAGTATCAGTAGAGCCTCGAAGAGGGATCGACAATTTTGAGCCCATCAACGTTGAAGGGCAGAAGGAGACAGGAATATGGGTCCACCGTCCAGGAAGCGAAGTTTCAAAAACTTGGGAGCCTCGGAAGGGACGAAGTCGGCAGCTTGATACCGAAATCCGTAGGGAGCCTAATGAATCTATGAGCAGTGGTGAGATAAAATCCTGTAACAATGATTCTAGCAGTACTGATGATAATCCTGAGGAAAAACATAGAAAGTTATCAGTTCGCAGGGGACTGAGAAAGCTGAGTTCAGTTTTTCACCGGAGTCCTCGGTATGAGGATCGATCAGGAAGCTTAGAGGAGTCTGCTAGATCCCCCCAGTATGCAAATGTCAGAGCGACAAATGTCGATGGAGGCGTGAAGGTTATTCTTGTAGATAACATTTCCGGGACTACTTCGGATAAAGTATCAAAAGAAGGGAAGTCGAGCAACGACGGTAGCGATATAGAGAGTCCAGGAAAGGGTGGAAATGTGAAAGGCATGGCAAAGAGCATTTTCAGACAGGCTGAGAAATCTGCTCGCAGTATTAAATATGCATTTTCACGCAAAGGGTCAAGGAAATTCCAAATTGGTTCACAGAGAGATCCTGCAGTAGCATCAGAGTCTTCTGATGATGAACCTGACGCACCAGCTGCTTGCAGCCCAACGACAATTAGAGGAATTCCAGTTATCCCTGAAGACACAACCTTAGCTCCTCACAACAATTCCTTTAAGAAGGAAAATGTGCTGCCCACTGGTTCAAGTAACAGTGTGGAGTACAGTGATCAATTATCAGATAAGAGCACTGCAGCGCTTCGCTCGGAAAAGATCGAAGACGACAAAGACGATAAACATGGAATCAACGGTGACAAATGA
- the LOC111797448 gene encoding pentatricopeptide repeat-containing protein At3g14580, mitochondrial, with the protein MGGGTSAAAQNPVTFLPDLWLSHRDWLSPNEVIKIIQQIRDPPAVLAFIHQWSNRKDYKPNKEIYTLVVSRLAEGCLFDDIETVMLRIKSERNFRLSDEFFYHVIKIYGNVAGRIGKAIETLFDMPNYNCWPSVKTFNFVLNLLVSAKMFDVVHEVYMGAPKLGIEIDACCLNILIKGLCESGNLDAALKVFDEFPQQKCRPNVRTFSTLMHALCDNGELERASELFSKMENESVCPDTITFNILISGLRKQNRIEEAIVLLERMKLKGCYPNAGTYQEVLYGLLDSGRLIEARDCMRRMILDGKDPSFVSYKKLLSGLCKKNLTEDVDWVLKQMVMQGFVPKMEMWKAILRCMLAGNEDYSDATGKVLEKIVMQ; encoded by the exons ATGGGCGGAGGAACCTCTGCCGCTGCACAGAATCCGGTTACCTTTCTTCCAGATCTATG GCTCAGCCATAGAGATTGGTTGTCTCCTAATGAAGTCATCAAAATCATCCAACAAATCAGAGATCCTCCCGCTGTGCTCGCGTTCATCCACCAATGGTCCAATCGCAAGGACTACAAACCCAACAAAGAAATCTACACTCTGGTTGTGTCCAGGCTTGCGGAGGGGTGTTTGTTTGATGATATTGAAACAGTGATGCTGAGAATAAAATCCGAAAGGAATTTTCGGTTGTCCGATGAATTTTTCTACCACGTTATCAAGATTTATGGCAATGTTGCTGGGCGTATAGGTAAAGCGATTGAAACCCTTTTCGATATGCCTAATTATAACTGCTGGCCGAGTGTTAAAACCTTTAATTTTGTGCTTAATTTGCTTGTTTCGGCGAAGATGTTTGACGTTGTTCATGAGGTGTATATGGGTGCTCCTAAGTTGGGGATTGAGATCGATGCTTGTTGCCTTAATATACTCATCAAAGGGTTATGTGAGAGTGGGAATTTGGATGCTGCACTCAAGGTGTTCGATGAATTTCCTCAACAAAAGTGTAGGCCAAATGTGAGAACATTCTCAACGCTTATGCATGCATTGTGTGACAATGGTGAACTAGAGAGAGCATCTGAGCTTTTCTCTAAAATGGAAAACGAAAGTGTTTGTCCAGATACTATAACGTTTAACATATTGATTTCGGGTCTTAGAAAGCAGAATAGGATTGAAGAGGCCATAGTACTTTTGGAGAGAATGAAGCTTAAAGGCTGCTACCCCAATGCAGGGACTTATCAAGAGGTTTTGTATGGCCTGCTCGACTCGGGTAGGTTGATCGAGGCGAGGGATTGTATGCGTCGGATGATTTTGGATGGTAAGGACCCAAGCTTTGTTTCTTACAAGAAATTGTTGTCTGGGTTATGCAAGAAGAATTTGACTGAGGATGTGGATTGGGTTCTAAAGCAGATGGTTATGCAAGGTTTCGTCCCGAAAATGGAGATGTGGAAAGCGATTTTACGCTGTATGTTAGCAGGAAATGAAGATTACAGTGATGCCACTGGTAAAGTACTCGAAAAAATTGTGATGCAATGA
- the LOC111797404 gene encoding uncharacterized protein LOC111797404, protein MMKKRWSLTQRVERVVVKVKPLEERKGNGEGNASELLPVRVIYLKLKRAPRRGYHRSGRKVTGFCAAAEVPPPISVAVLKKSAGTAVRFTSAWGKGDADGGGLCLGYENPVFMPTLNPRLVGVRCIALGGLHSAALNSLHLASGHWDVGLACGGSSSTQLLQNIGERERERERGNGTKERTGIGGGDGSVGWLISFRSE, encoded by the exons atgatgaagaaaagaTGGAGTTTAACACAGAGAGTTGAGCGAGTCGTTGTGAAGGTGAAACCATtggaagagagaaagggaaacGGTGAAGGAAATGCCTCAGAATTGCTCCCAGTGAgagtaatttatttaaaattgaagaggGCCCCACGGCGAGGTTACCATAGATCTGGAAGAAAGGTAACCGGATTCTGTGCAGCGGCAGAGGTTCCTCCGCCCATCTCGGTGGCGGTATTGAAGAAATCCGCGGGAACGGCGGTTCGTTTCACGTCGGCTTGGGGTAAAGGCGACGCCGACGGCGGCGGTCTCTGTTTAGGCTATGAGAACCCTGTCTTTATGCCCACTTTGAATCCTCGCTTGGTGGGTGTTCGTTGCATTGCTCTTGGGGGTCTGCATTCCGCTGCGCTCAACTCGCTTCACCTG GCCTCGGGCCATTGGGATGTAGGTTTGGCCTGTGGTGGTTCCTCTTCAACGCAGCTATTACAG AACATAGgcgaaagggaaagggaaagggaaagaggCAACGGTACAAAAGAGCGGACAGGTATTGGTGGTGGCGACGGCAGCGTCGGTTGG TTAATCTCATTCAGATCAGAGTAG
- the LOC111797447 gene encoding probable inactive leucine-rich repeat receptor kinase XIAO, with translation MADTPFSLSFLLLLLLSLSPLSLQFQANIAAADLQALKAIRNSLTDIPLRRSPSGAGFFSTWDFSSSDPCSFTGVVCDLGRVTILSLGTGRSDSPGLAGSLPPAISDLSELTQLILFPGIVTGPIPPQLGRLRNLRVLSLTNNRLTGAIPATLSALLHLHTLDISHNQLSGIIPATLTKLPELKILILSSNQFSGEIPTDISSPLLHLDLKSNKLNGTLPALPSSIRYLSLSENSLWGPLRNGLDSLSELVYLDLSVNRFNGPIPFSLFSHPSLSSLLLQRNSFSGVVPPPSSDSIIPVMFGAGSVVDLSHNNLTGEMPAIFAGAETLFLNNNRFTGPVPAEYVKSVSSGSTTTLYLQHNFISEFPLEPGTVLPDTAALCLSYNCMDPPATVQSCPASAGAPLSRPPWQCPQLKSP, from the coding sequence ATGGCCGACActcccttttctctctctttcctcctcctcctcctcctttctctctctcctctttcccTTCAATTCCAGGCCAACATCGCCGCCGCCGACCTCCAAGCTCTAAAGGCCATTAGAAACAGTCTCACCGATATCCCCCTCCGTCGGAGCCCTTCCGGTGCTGGATTCTTCTCCACCTGGGACTTCTCTTCCTCAGATCCCTGTTCATTCACCGGCGTCGTCTGTGATCTCGGCCGAGTCACAATTCTCTCCCTTGGCACCGGCCGCTCCGACTCGCCTGGACTTGCTGGGTCCCTCCCACCCGCCATTTCCGACCTCTCTGAGCTCACCCAACTCATCCTCTTCCCTGGCATTGTCACTGGTCCGATCCCACCGCAACTGGGTCGTCTTCGAAACCTCCGTGTCCTCTCTTTGACTAACAATCGTCTCACCGGCGCAATTCCAGCCACCCTCTCCGctctcctccacctccacaCTCTTGACATCAGCCATAACCAGCTCTCTGGAATTATTCCGGCGACGCTCACTAAGCTCCCCGAACTCAAAATCCTGATTCTGTCGTCGAACCAATTCTCCGGCGAAATCCCAACCGACATTTCGTCCCCTCTCCTCCACCTGGACTTGAAATCCAACAAATTAAACGGTACTCTCCCGGCGTTGCCGTCGTCTATCCGGTACCTGTCACTTTCAGAGAACTCGCTGTGGGGCCCTCTTCGCAACGGACTTGATTCTCTATCGGAATTAGTGTATCTCGACTTGAGCGTGAACCGATTCAATGGGCCcatccctttctctctcttctcacacccttctctctcctctctcctccTCCAACGGAACTCTTTCTCCGGAGTGGTCCCGCCGCCGTCGTCCGATTCCATAATCCCGGTGATGTTTGGCGCCGGATCCGTCGTCGATTTGAGCCATAACAATCTGACCGGAGAGATGCCGGCAATTTTCGCCGGCGCCGAGACGCTGTTCCTGAACAACAACCGCTTCACCGGACCAGTGCCGGCGGAGTACGTGAAAAGCGTCAGCAGCGGCAGCACCACCACTCTATATTTACAGCACAATTTCATATCCGAGTTTCCACTGGAACCCGGTACCGTATTGCCGGACACAGCTGCGCTTTGTTTGTCTTATAATTGCATGGATCCGCCGGCGACTGTCCAGTCTTGCCCTGCCAGCGCCGGCGCGCCACTGTCTAGGCCGCCATGGCAGTGTCCTCAGCTAAAAAGTCCATGA
- the LOC111797449 gene encoding proteasome subunit alpha type-4-like: MSRRYDSRTTIFSPEGRLYQVEYAMEAIGNAGSAIGILSKDGVVLVGEKKVTSKLLQTSTSTEKMYKIDDHVACAVAGIMSDANILINTARVQAQRYTYAYQEPMPVEQLVQSLCDTKQGYTQFGGLRPFGVSFLFAGWDKNYGFQLYMSDPSGNYGGWKAAAVGANNQAAQSMLKQDYKDDITREEAIQLALKVLSKTMDSTSLTSDKLELAEVFLSPSGNVKYQVCSPESVGKLLVKSGLTQPAAEAS, encoded by the coding sequence atgtCTCGAAGATATGATAGCCGAACAACAATATTCTCTCCAGAAGGTCGTCTTTACCAGGTTGAATATGCAATGGAGGCAATTGGCAACGCAGGTTCTGCGATCGGGATATTGTCTAAAGATGGAGTTGTTTTGGTAGGTGAAAAGAAGGTCACCTCCAAACTCCTGCAGACCTCAACTTCGACAGAGAAGATGTACAAAATTGATGATCATGTTGCATGTGCTGTGGCTGGGATAATGTCTGATGCAAACATATTAATCAACACTGCAAGAGTTCAAGCCCAGCGATATACTTACGCTTACCAAGAGCCGATGCCTGTTGAGCAACTGGTTCAATCCCTTTGTGATACAAAGCAAGGCTACACTCAGTTTGGTGGTTTACGTCCCTTTGGTGTTTCTTTTCTGTTTGCAGGATGGGATAAAAATTATGGCTTTCAATTATACATGAGCGACCCGAGTGGAAACTATGGTGGTTGGAAGGCTGCTGCAGTTGGTGCAAACAATCAGGCAGCACAGTCGATGCTAAAACAGGATTACAAGGATGACATCACTAGGGAAGAAGCCATCCAGCTTGCGCTAAAGGTGCTTAGCAAAACCATGGACAGCACAAGTCTTACTTCAGATAAGCTTGAATTGGCTGAGGTTTTCCTTTCACCTTCTGGAAATGTCAAGTATCAAGTTTGCTCACCTGAGTCGGTGGGCAAGTTATTGGTGAAGTCTGGTTTGACTCAACCGGCTGCTGAGGCTTCCTAA
- the LOC111797334 gene encoding formin-like protein 20 isoform X1, with protein sequence MATSAFFLILLAFLPGLPTKCLYKCRFELKTFEQLIELWSDCGLSFFYISIAFLSPSLAIPSDAGRSSTSEFLKKVKLQIQEGIISKPQLKFLTVNSPFSLPPFDSLAPIPLPVKSPPFCEDEPPQTPQSPPPPAPPPSPPGMMYSHAPPPPPPGIMYSRAPPPPGFQPNVPTRSRSPPPSPPSSIPMTPSVPLAPYPPKNVSSPTPPTGPPSPPHHYGPTPPKHASGPPSHKGLSPPMGFSPPPGSPPAAHGGKPRSSGAAWCVAKPSVADAIIQEAMDYACGSGADCMAIQPNGHCYEPDTIVAHASYAFNSYWQKTKVTGGTCDFGGTAMLVTVDPSFEGCKFVLG encoded by the exons atgGCTACCTCTGCTTTCTTCCTAATTCTACTCGCTTTTCTACCTGGTTTGCCCACCAAGTGTTTGTATAAATGCCGCTTCGAGCTCAAAACATTTGAACAGCTCATTGAGCTATGGAGCGATTGTGGGTTGTCTTTTTTTTACATCTCTATTGCCTTTTTATCCCCTTCCCTGGCTATTCCAAGTG ATGCTGGTAGAAGCTCAACCAGTGAGTTCTTGAAGAAGGTGAAACTACAAATTCAAGAGGGGATTATTTCAAAACCCCAACTGAAATTCTTGACTGTTAACTCCCCATTTTCATTGCCTCCTTTTGATTCACTTGCACCAATCCCATTGCCTGTAAAGTCTCCTCCTTTCTGTGAAGATGAACCGCCCCAAACTCCTCagtcaccaccaccaccagcACCGCCGCCGTCACCACCTGGGATGATGTATTCCCACGCcccaccaccgccaccaccTGGGATAATGTATTCCCGCGCCCCACCACCGCCAGGTTTTCAGCCTAATGTACCTACCAGAAGCCGAAGCCCTCCACCAAGCCCACCTAGCAGCATCCCAATGACCCCTTCCGTCCCCTTAGCCCCATATCCTCCTAAGAACGTTTCCAGCCCCACCCCACCAACTGGTCCTCCAAGCCCACCTCACCACTATGGTCCTACCCCACCTAAACATGCTTCTGGGCCACCCAGTCATAAGGGGCTTAGCCCACCAATGGGGTTCTCTCCGCCACCTGGTTCACCTCCAGCAGCACATGGGGGGAAGCCACGATCGTCTGGTGCAGCATGGTGTGTGGCTAAGCCGTCTGTGGCTGATGCAATAATTCAAGAAGCCATGGATTATGCTTGTGGGTCAGGAGCCGATTGCATGGCCATTCAGCCTAATGGACATTGCTATGAACCTGACACTATTGTGGCACACGCTTCGTATGCTTTCAATAGCTACTGGCAGAAAACCAAGGTCACTGGCGGTACCTGCGATTTTGGAGGAACTGCCATGCTTGTAACAGTGGATCCAA GTTTTGAAGGGTGTAAGTTCGTCCTCGGTTGA
- the LOC111797334 gene encoding formin-like protein 20 isoform X2 produces the protein MERLWVVFFYISIAFLSTALAIPSDAGRSSTSEFLKKVKLQIQEGIISKPQLKFLTVNSPFSLPPFDSLAPIPLPVKSPPFCEDEPPQTPQSPPPPAPPPSPPGMMYSHAPPPPPPGIMYSRAPPPPGFQPNVPTRSRSPPPSPPSSIPMTPSVPLAPYPPKNVSSPTPPTGPPSPPHHYGPTPPKHASGPPSHKGLSPPMGFSPPPGSPPAAHGGKPRSSGAAWCVAKPSVADAIIQEAMDYACGSGADCMAIQPNGHCYEPDTIVAHASYAFNSYWQKTKVTGGTCDFGGTAMLVTVDPSFEGCKFVLG, from the exons ATGGAGCGATTGTGGGTTGTCTTCTTTTACATCTCTATTGCTTTTTTATCCACTGCACTGGCTATTCCAAGTG ATGCTGGTAGAAGCTCAACCAGTGAGTTCTTGAAGAAGGTGAAACTACAAATTCAAGAGGGGATTATTTCAAAACCCCAACTGAAATTCTTGACTGTTAACTCCCCATTTTCATTGCCTCCTTTTGATTCACTTGCACCAATCCCATTGCCTGTAAAGTCTCCTCCTTTCTGTGAAGATGAACCGCCCCAAACTCCTCagtcaccaccaccaccagcACCGCCGCCGTCACCACCTGGGATGATGTATTCCCACGCcccaccaccgccaccaccTGGGATAATGTATTCCCGCGCCCCACCACCGCCAGGTTTTCAGCCTAATGTACCTACCAGAAGCCGAAGCCCTCCACCAAGCCCACCTAGCAGCATCCCAATGACCCCTTCCGTCCCCTTAGCCCCATATCCTCCTAAGAACGTTTCCAGCCCCACCCCACCAACTGGTCCTCCAAGCCCACCTCACCACTATGGTCCTACCCCACCTAAACATGCTTCTGGGCCACCCAGTCATAAGGGGCTTAGCCCACCAATGGGGTTCTCTCCGCCACCTGGTTCACCTCCAGCAGCACATGGGGGGAAGCCACGATCGTCTGGTGCAGCATGGTGTGTGGCTAAGCCGTCTGTGGCTGATGCAATAATTCAAGAAGCCATGGATTATGCTTGTGGGTCAGGAGCCGATTGCATGGCCATTCAGCCTAATGGACATTGCTATGAACCTGACACTATTGTGGCACACGCTTCGTATGCTTTCAATAGCTACTGGCAGAAAACCAAGGTCACTGGCGGTACCTGCGATTTTGGAGGAACTGCCATGCTTGTAACAGTGGATCCAA GTTTTGAAGGGTGTAAGTTCGTCCTCGGTTGA